One part of the Raphanus sativus cultivar WK10039 chromosome 7, ASM80110v3, whole genome shotgun sequence genome encodes these proteins:
- the LOC108814592 gene encoding membrane-associated progesterone-binding protein 4: MMSLRRILLSPLVGVTSIVLLLALYFRSSFKSPPQHNQRLFSAEELALYNGTDETLPILLGILGSVYDVTKGKSHYGSGGSYNHFSGRDASRAFVSGNFTGDGLTDSLHGLSSSEVKSIVDWRGFYSRTYTPVGKLVGRYYDSQGNPTKHLKGAEAKASRGAQLMEKQKIEEDKQKNCNSRWSQDEGGKVWCDVGVPRLVQRPLEIAITGSMSKRCACFEEDQLDQSGLEIYKDCEPLAKSCKV; encoded by the exons ATGATGTCGTTGAGAAGAATCTTGCTATCTCCGTTGGTAGGTGTCACCTCGATCGTCCTTCTCTTAGCTCTCTACTTCAGATCTTCCTTCAAGTCTCCTCCACAACACAACCAA AGGTTGTTTTCTGCTGAAGAATTGGCATTGTACAATGGCACTGATGAAACGTTACCTATACTCTTAGGGATTCTTGG ATCTGTATATGATGTGACCAAAGGGAAATCTCATTACGGTAGTGGAGGAAGTTACAACCATTTTTCTGGaag AGATGCTTCTCGTGCATTTGTTTCTGGCAACTTTACAG GAGATGGACTTACAGATTCGTTACATGGGTTATCTAGCAGTGAG GTGAAGAGCATAGTCGATTGGCGAGGTTTCTACTCCAGGACATACAC TCCTGTTGGGAAGCTTGTTGGACGGTACTACGATAGCCAAGGTAATCCCACTAAGCACTTAAAAGGAGCTGAAGCAAAAGCCTCCAGAGGTGCACAACTCATGGAGAAACAAAAGATTGAAGAAGACAAGCAAAAGAATTGCAACTCACGATGGAGTCAAGATGAAGGTGGTAAG GTTTGGTGTGATGTTGGGGTGCCAAGATTGGTACAAAGACCTTTGGAGATAGCAATAACGGGTTCGATGAGCAAACGTTGCGCTTGCTTTGAGGAAGACCAACTTGATCAGTCTGGTTTGGAGATATATAAAGACTGTGAACCACTTGCCAAGTCTTGCAAAGTCTGA
- the LOC130498120 gene encoding secreted RxLR effector protein 161-like, translating into MVESKAVVTPIGPQFKLKSLTKEEEYEETRFMNVIPYASAVGSLMYAMVGSRPDLCFAVGLISRYMSKPGRQHWEAVKWVMRYLKGALGSDLMFTKGEDFKVRGFCDADYATDLDRRRSVTGYKFQVGGNTISWRSGLQHIVALSTTESEYMALAEAFKEALWLKGFVSELGFKQDDVRVFSDSQSAIHLAKNGGFHERTKHIDTRLHFMRDIIEAGDVTVHKIHTSINPADFLTKRVPGQKFESCLEIVKVLP; encoded by the coding sequence ATGGTCGAGAGCAAGGCGGTGGTTACACCTATTGGACCACAGTTTAAGCTCAAGAGTTTGACGAAGGAAGAAGAGTACGAGGAAACGAGGTTCATGAACGTGATACCATACGCATCAGCCGTTGGGAGTTTAATGTATGCGATGGTGGGTTCTAGACCTGACTTATGCTTCGCAGTGGGCTTGATCAGCCGCTACATGAGCAAGCCAGGAAGACAACATTGGGAAGCTGTTAAGTGGGTGATGAGATACCTTAAAGGAGCTCTAGGTTCAGACCTAATGTTTACTAAAGGAGAAGACTTTAAGGTACGGGGATTCTGTGACGCAGACTACGCTACTGATTTGGATAGGAGAAGATCCGTTACCGGATATAAATTTCAAGTCGGAGGCAACACAATAAGCTGGAGATCTGGTCTCCAACATATCGTAGCTCTATCAACGACAGAATCAGAGTATATGGCTTTAGCCGAAGCTTTCAAAGAGGCATTATGGCTTAAGGGTTTTGTTAGTGAATTGGGGTTCAAGCAAGATGATGTGAGAGTGTTTTCAGATTCTCAAAGTGCTATACACCTAGCTAAGAATGGCGGGTTCCATGAaaggactaagcatatagacACTAGACTACACTTTATGAGAGACATAATTGAGGCTGGCGACGTTACGGTTCACAAGATTCACACATCTATCAACCCGGCGGATTTCCTAACTAAGCGTGTACCTGGACAGAAGTTCGAGTCATGCTTGGAGATCGTCAAGGTTCTACCTTAG
- the LOC130498121 gene encoding uncharacterized protein LOC130498121: MARFLKSRYFITKHFLEASVGSRPSFAWRIIVYGRELLQKRLRISIGNGCNTRVWLDKWVEDPEVGMRAPWIKNISFDVSLMVEDLIDAESRRWNLVVLQDLFVPRDVLLILAKQLVISHDDSFIWAHNKSGNMTVKSAYWLAREQKIKEVFPEALSEALPVSNLINRRGMKVDNRCQTCGLEGESILHVLFQCDPARQDWALSGNPRHVISFEEGSLASNLNYLLNLKTKDQGEGKSLRSWPWMIWNIWKSRNELIFKGMRWTPEEIVDKACKEADEWFLAQEVEEETQRVSEQEVRVVKRKWKPPPKDWVICNVGFEWVKQSKMLGVAWVLRNDRGVVLMHNRRAFSNFISLGEARLVSILCAIEGMTSFHFNRVIFAGDFKDLFLAMQKPTLWPALRYQVAELQMHLKGIKEFQLLSVVKEENRGATIIAQALREKEKCSLMWPMVTFFGFSNFLSMKVGSSNGSYLIWELFVLFIWD, translated from the exons ATGGCGAGGTTCCTCAAGAGTAGGTACTTTATCACCAAACACTTTCTGGAAGCTTCTGTTGGCTCACGTCCTTCCTTTGCGTGGCGAATCATCGTTTATGGGAGAGAGCTCTTGCAAAAAAGGCTGAGAATAAGCATTGGAAACGGGTGCAATACCAGGGTTTGGCTGGACAAGTGGGTGGAGGACCCGGAGGTGGGAATGAGAGCTCCATGGATAAAGAACATTAGTTTTGACGTCTCCTTAATGGTTGAGGATTTGATAGATGCTGAGTCACGAAGATGGAATCTTGTTGTTCTGCAGGATCTTTTCGTTCCAAGGGATGTACTCTTAATCTTGGCGAAACAACTAGTAATCTCACATGACGACTCCTTCATATGGGCGCATAACAAATCGGGCAATATGACAGTTAAATCTGCCTACTGGCTTGCAAGAGAGCAAAAGATCAAGGAGGTTTTCCCAGAA GCTCTGAGTGAGGCATTACCGGTTTCGAACCTGATCAACAGAAGAGGAATGAAGGTTGATAATAGGTGTCAGACGTGTGGCTTGGAAGGAGAATCAATCTTGCATGTTCTGTTTCAATGTGATCCGGCAAGACAGGATTGGGCTCTATCGGGAAATCCTAGACATGTGATCAGCTTTGAGGAAGGGAGTTTGGCGAGTAACTTAAATTATCTCCTTAACTTGAAGACAAAGGATCAGGGGGAGGGCAAGTCTCTGAGATCATGGCCATGGATGATATGGAACATTTGGAAATCTAGGAACGAGCTGATTTTCAAAGGTATGAGATGGACACCTGAAGAAATTGTTGACAAAGCTTGTAAAGAAGCTGATGAATGGTTTCTTGCTCAAGAGGTGGAGGAAGAAACTCAAAGGGTGAGTGAACAGGAGGTGAGAGTAGTTAAAAGAAAATGGAAACCGCCTCCAAAAGATTGGGTGATATGCAATGTAGGGTTTGAATGGGTGAAACAATCGAAGATGTTGGGAGTTGCTTGGGTCCTAAGAAATGACAGAGGGGTGGTGCTTATGCATAACCGTCGGGCCTTTTCAAACTTCATTAGCTTGGGTGAGGCTAGGTTGGTCTCGATTCTCTGTGCGATTGAAGGCATGACTAGCTTTCACTTCAACCGAGTGATATTTGCAGGAGATTTCAAAGATCTCTTTTTGGCTATGCAAAAACCGACCCTATGGCCTGCTTTGCGTTATCAGGTAGCAGAACTTCAGATGCATCTGAAAGGGATAAAGGAGTTCCAGTTGTTAAGCGTAGTGAAGGAGGAGAATAGAGGAGCGACGATCATTGCGCAAGCGTTACGAGAGAAGGAAAAGTGCAGTCTTATGTGGCCAATGGTCACCTTTTTTGGCTTTTCAAATTTTTTGTCAATGAAAGTCGGTTCCTCTAACGGATCCTACCTCATTTGGGAGTTGTTTGTTCTGTTTATTTGGGATTGA
- the LOC108815722 gene encoding uncharacterized protein LOC108815722: protein MSLAMDKALMALTLDEEDVPFEMPDLPEFSSAEENKLSLMGRLLNPNRQKMPNLIMKMPRKWQKEGRVIVLEKWVENPPEDYLQYLPMWVQIRDIPVNFYTSEALTALGDLVGKTVLVAFDPLKPITQDFVRVLVKFNVANPLRSTKVVTSKGKSSVVRYNYEKIQKRCFECQRLNHKKDFCPLVVRQRQEATRVRKKKIYAEMEKKKPVLAEDDVLFGVLEEDQVNMDASTGKWKIAKEVLEEMRRYLLADTGENREIKIDKKADSVTSVRSNPQKLIAASFQAHASLSRRSAPPLLTLWRGEDGSETEGSLCSNYSTVFKASKASNFAPCSSGIVKSRAAVRRRPLRSVRQKMLKEAVVPDKCMLEDRREGKQEMSSSKKRKCSEKEEVVKTTNKAVCLKVNPNEGLPKAQ from the exons ATGTCGTTAGCCATGGACAAAGCTCTTATGGCATTAACTCTCGATGAAGAAGACGTACCGTTCGAGATGCCAGACCTCCCTGAGTTTAGCTCTGCAGAAGAAAACAAGCTGAGCTTAATGGGGAGGCTCTTGAACCCAAACAGGCAAAAGATGCCCAATCTTATCATGAAGATGCCTAGGAAATGGCAGAAGGAAGGAAGA GTCATTGTGCTAGAGAAATGGGTTGAAAACCCACCGGAAGACTATCTTCAATATCTCCCTATGTGGGTTCAGATCCGAGACATACCAGTCAACTTTTACACCTCTGAAGCGTTGACAGCGCTAGGAGATCTGGTAGGGAAGACTGTGTTGGTTGCCTTTGACCCATTGAAGCCTATAACTCAAGACTTCGTTAGGGTTTTGGTGAAGTTTAACGTGGCAAACCCTCTGCGCTCGACGAAGGTGGTGACGTCGAAAGGCAAATCCTCAGTGGTGCGCTATAACTATGAAAAGATTCAAAAGCGCTGTTTTGAATGCCAGAGACTGAACCACAAGAAGGATTTCTGTCCTCTTGTAGTCCGACAAAGACAGGAAGCGACGAGGGTGAGGAAGAAAAAAATCTATgcagagatggagaagaagaaaccagTGTTAGCAGAGGACGATGTCCTATTTGGTGTGCTTGAGGAGGACCAAGTTAACATGGATGCTTCTACTGGGAAATGGAAGATAGCTAAGGAGGTTCTGGAAGAAATGAGGAGGTACCTTTTGGCTGATACAGGGgaaaacagagagatcaagattGACAAG AAAGCTGACTCGGTGACAAGCGTACGAAGCAATCCTCAAAAGCTTATTGCAGCTTCTTTCCAAGCTCATGCGTCACTCTCTAGGCGCTCAGCTCCCCCTCTATTAACTCTTTGGAGAGGGGAGGATGGCTCTGAGACAGAGGGCTCATTATGCTCTAACTATTCGACGGTGTTCAAGGCAAGTAAAGCTTCGAACTTTGCTCCTTGTTCTTCCGGAATTGTGAAAAGCAGAGCGGCGGTTAGAAGAAGGCCACTGAGATCTGTGAGACAAAAGATGTTGAAGGAAGCGGTGGTTCCAGACAAATGTATGCTTGAAGATAGAAGAGAAGGCAAGCAGGAGATGAGTAGCAGTAAAAAGAGAAAGTGCTCAGAGAAGGAGGAGGTGGTCAAAACAACCAACAAGGCAGTGTGCCTAAAGGTGAACCCAAATGAGGGATTGCCCAAAGCCCAATGA